TTTATGAATTCTACCACAAATCATTACTTGTCTAAAAATCTGTATTGAGTGGATTATTCTCCTCATTATTTTCTATTCATTAGTTATCTTCCTCCTTAAACTGAATGTCACCCAATCTGGGAGATGGAAAAAATAGTATTTAATGTAGGTGACCAATCAAATAGCATCAATCTGCACAGCCACAATTGGTCCATGAATGAAGTGTTAATCACAAGTAGGTGGGGGGTTAAGCTTGTAACAGTTTGACCAATTCTTAACTTATTCATTATTTGTGCTCTAGTAGTACCTAGTCTCCTGAAGAACATTACTACATTGGTGCTGTGTGTACATGTATTAACAGATATTCCCCGATCTAAAAAGCTCACTCTCTCAATCCATGGTCCCCGAACTTTCTATGTCATTGCCCCCCTTATTCATAATGTGATCTGCTCACAACTCCCCTAGGAATTAGGGCCAAGAGCAGGGCTTCATACAAGTTGTAATCTTGGGTCTGGGGGCTAGGCTGGGTCTGGGGTTGGTTTTGTgtagaggggaagggctggggccatGATCAAAGCAAAGGCCAAAGGATGAAGCTAGGATATGCTGCTAAGGACAtgactggggccaggagcagggagtCAGGGGTCAACTCTGTGACTGCTGTGCATGTGTTTGGGGTCAGGAGCTTCAGCTGTGGCTTGGGATAGgactggagcagagctggggggcagagcaggactgGATGGTGTTCCCTCCCCATGGGACCTGACCTGGGCCCAGCTGAATATTCCTCTGGGCCAACTGATCTAAACAGAGTAGAGTTGCCAGACATTTGGCTTTTGACTGGAACATCTGGTTGAAAAGGATCAGCATggtagtggggctaaggcagatccttgcctgccctggctccacatAACTCCCGGAAGTGACCATGTAGCTTCAGCAAGTCCCTCTGGCCTATAGGCACAGGGGCAATCAGGGGATCTCTGTGTGCTGCCTGGCTCACATCAGCACtgcccccacaactcccattAGTTGGGAACAATGggcaatgggaactgtgggaggTAGAGCCTGTGGGCACAGGCAGTGTGGAGTCACTTGGCCATCCATGCACACAGAAGCTTGACATACTGGTCATGTCCTGACTGGGAATGAGTGTAGGGTAAAGTGAGGGACAGAGGGAAGGGATATTATGGTAGCTTGTCAGAAGCATGCAGTACTTGAAAATGCAAGTGAAAGCCTGAGTTTAGAAGATTTAGAGCTGTAAATATATCCTATGTAATATATTTCTATAAAATTCAAATAATCTGTTTAGAATAGTTAAATGAGCTAAATATCCTAACTTTTTGTCTCATTACTAAACAGAGATgtaattgcccaaggaggttgtggaatttctatcactgaagatatttaagagcaggttggatagacacctgtcagggatgatctacatggtgcttgatcctgccctgagggcaggggtctggactcaatgacctctcaaggtcccttctggttctaggattctataagaatggcagtactggaTCGGTCCAAAGGGCCATtgaacccagtatcttgtcttctgacaatgactgatgccagatgctccagagggaacaaacagaacaggttGATAGTAATGATCAGGGACTTAGTTTTATTCATATTAATAATTGGACCAATGTGTATAGCTTTAGACCTGGCAAAACTGGCCATCAGATGCAGTGATATACCAAACTGGGCCAAGGAGGCAATATCATTGGCGTATTTGAGATCTCAAAGCAGAATACTGTTCAGATAAATGCCACTGGCAGACACCTCCTCAAGAATATCCATCAATCAAACAATGCTTTTACTGAACAACTTTGGTGATACAGCAGCCTTTCTGAACTTGCTTGGGTACAGAAAACCAGGTGTATCTTCTCTTGACTGAAACAGAGTTTTCTGTTCCAATTTAGAGCTCTTCTATCAAAATGACTATCTTCTCTGGATGCTGAGTTGTCTCAGTAGATGCCACAGTCTTACTGGAGGAGCGTTATTCTGCTTTTGTTCAAAAAGGGCAATAAGGCTGAATGTAGAAACTATAGAGATTTTACACTGTTGTCGGTCCCAGGGACAGTCTTTATTTACATGTTACTGTTTTGTATCAAAGATGGCAATGATTGGGTTCCTTAGAGAGGCTTAGGCTTGTTGTCTCCACTGCTGAGCAGTTCTTTAGCATGAGACAGCTTTTAGAGAAAGTGGTTGAATTTAATAAGCCACATTCAGCACTCTTTATAGACTTCAGTTAGGTCTTTGATTCAAGCCAGTAATTCTTGTTATAAGTCACACTGATCCCTCAGGTATTTACCAGAAGCACAATCTTCCCTGTTTAAAGCTGTAAAGAGTACTTTGACTTTTATCCCGTGTCTAATTATTAAAATTCTCCATTTAAACTGATCAAAAATGCCTAAATTTTTTTAGAAAATCATACTTAGGGCATCCCAACTAGCAGTACTGTCCATTAGTGATCTGTCCAGTTGTTCATCTCTGGGTAAGTGGATGAGTGGGAGTTTTTAAGATTGGAGGATACACCTCACACAGTCCATCACCAACAGCCAGAAAGTgggaaaaaaaacaccacaagAGAACCACATGGTCTCTAAACTGCTATTATAGTCTTTTCTCCCCTCCACAGATCCCAAATGGCCAATCCTAACTGTATAATGTCTGTGATTTGAGTACAGACCAactcagtgacttcagtggagcatACAAGTTGTAATTGCCTCTGAGAAAATGCAACTATTCCAGTTTCATTAAAGTCTGTCTCACTAGATTTCTGCTGCATACACAAATTCAGAAAACTCACAGGCATGAGCCATATAGGCCAATGATGTGGGCAGCGGAATACGCTGATGGATAGTAATCATCAGTCAGATGCATCAGTAGAAGAAAAAGCATGTGAAGCTTATCTAAAGTTtgagacttaaaaaaaattgcttaagTCTTATGTTTTTAATACTAGTTTTGCAAAAAATTGCTCAGGAGTTTCTAACATGCTAAATTAATAAGAATAATAAACTGTGAATTAATGAGTTGGGTAGAGAAAGGTATACATATTTTTGGAATGACTCCTAACTTTAACCATGGATTTTTTTATTGTCAATAATAAAATAGATAAATAAAATATGAACATAGATCTTGATCcagagctcactgaagtcaatggaaagactcccatttacTTCACACTAAGCCAAAATAGTATTAAGGGATTGTTCTCAGTGTAATTACCTGTTTATCCTTGCATTTTGCCTTCCTCTACAAACTGAAAGCTCAGCTCATTTGATATACGTCCATTCCATATAATCCTAAAATATATCCTTTATCAGGCATAAAGTAGGTTGAGTCATTTACTCTTCATCTTTTCTTTACTCATATTCAGTCCCCTTTGCTGCTCTAATAAGGATTTTTCACTGCAGGCTGTAATTGCATAAATAATTTCATTGGGGATAAAAGCTAAATTACAATTTTAAGAGCTTCTGTAAGCaagcattttaatatttaaatacatttcagTGAGAAGGCAATTAGATCCAAGAATCTTTGATACAGTGATATCGATTTGTTCAGCTGCTCTAAGCTGAATGTCTAGCACTGCTTTTCTTATGTAGTTGATTAGAAAAGCTCTGGCTCAgctggctttatttttcaaatgctTGACAAAATGTTTATGGGAACAGACAATGGATGATCTTAAGGGAATTGTGGTGTTAATTTCAATTTGTTCTCATTTATTTTGATGCTTCATTTAGAATGGTGGGATTTGCAAGGACTTATGCTTCAAAAAGGATATTGTGATGAAAATTCCAGAAAATGCAACATGTAACGTAATTTCATTAACAAATAGTAAATGCAATATACTTTGAGGTGAGGGCTAAGTGAAAAACAAAACCTGAACTTTATGGAAAATAAAACTCACAGGTTCCCCCAATCTGGCTGAAACCATAAAACCACTACTGGAACATTCTTAGTAAGCTTCCAGCTGACTTTCAAGTATATAACTGTCATTCACCATCTGCCACCCCTCCCCTAGATCTGGTCATTTATCTATATGAGGAGTCACTATAAGGAGCAATCCGTATCACCATTGCTTTATTTAATGAGGACCTTGTGTGTTTGCTCCCTTCTTGACAGTTTGTGTCCGTATTAGTCATTCAGTGTCAGCTTACCATCAACTTAGCAGGGAATCCATTTTATGCAGCTGTCTCGTTATAGTGTGCTGCCATTGTCACCACTCATTCTGTTAATATTACCACTGAAGAAGTCTTGTTGTCAAGTCCATTCTTATTGCACAGGCTGAAATTCCAATAATTTAAAAGACCCTTCAAACAATAGGCCCTTTCATGATGCACCTAAATGTTAAGAATTTGAAATTTGTCCAGGGAAAATTACTATATCCCTTTTGATCTTGAATCAAATatggtatgcaaatgaagcaaacaaATATTGGCTCAAATAAGTCCCTAAAGTAGAAAAGTGGCAGGCTAGGCTGGGGCGAGGAAAAATCCATGAAGCTCTTTTACAGTTTTGTTCAaagaggaagggtatgtctacactcgcaccctctttcgagagagggatgtaaatgaagacattcgaaattgcaaatgaagccgggatttaaatatccagcgcttgATTTACATAAGTGGGTtatgatgctattttgaaatacaaaacacagtgtagatgcacttatTTCTGGAGAATACccttctcctgaaataactgcACCTACACTGTgttttgtatttcgaaatagcatcataattcgattatgcaaatgagatgagggatatttaaatcttggcttcatttgcatccctctctcgaaagagggtgcaagtgtagacatatcggAATAGAATTCCCATCATCTCCttgccctcccttccctgggAAAGAGACCCTGAGTTCAATTTAAGCTCTGTGAGGCAGGGGTTGTGTTTTAGTAATGTATTTATGCAACACTTAGAGCTCTAGGGCTCTCACTGAAACCccacaatgcaaataataatagttccaataataataaaaaacaataaGTACAGAGTGGACATTTGCACAGAGGTCTTATGTTCCCCAACTTCTCTGAGTTCTCATTCACCTCCCCTGGCTTCTGGGGAAATTATTCCTTTGATAAGTTTGTGTAGCTATCAAAATAGGAGCtttctggggcagggtctgtctttgTGCTCTTTCTCAAAACTGTGATTAGTACACCAGCCTCTACCATCCCCTTATCTATTATGAAACTGTTTATAAATATATCTCGTTCAGTAAAGTAAATGTATTAAGTTTTCTTACCTTTGAAATTACAACGTTGCTGCTTTTCCatgatttttaatgttttaaacttTTTGTAGCCGTGCTTTTGTTTCTTTGCCACCGCTGCAGATATCAACAGCATGTTTAGTTTCCAGCTGCGGCTTAATTTCCAACTGTGTGCTCTTTCTTCATTATCTTTGGTGCCTAATACTGCACAGTCTCTAATCAATTTATTTATAAGTGTGTTAAATTTGCATAAAGAAACTAACAAGAGGTGTAGCCGATATCTAaagttttagcttttttttttcatcagCTAGCTGAAGTGCTGACAACTTAGGAAGTCCTTACACATTGTTTATTCAATGTAATCACTTCAAGTGCCATGTTTCTTTTCTGGACTTGCAGCCACTTTAGTTTGTCCATAAGGCCTTATCTCCAATACCCAAAGGGCATGTCTTCATTGCAGTGTGTACCCAATCCTAGCTGACCTGCATGAAGGCATGTGCTAACCGAGTCAGCATCCACAatgcagaacatccacactgcagagcTTCACACAACTTGTCTTTGTAGACATATCCACACAGGCACTGTAGTGGCAAGAGTTCTATGACAAGAGCTCTGGGATACTGCTCCAGAAATCCTAATACCTCACTAATTGGAGACATTCTAGGATTTTGTTCACAATATATTGTGGGAGAATGTGTCTGTCCTTCTTAGACCTTTAATCTGCCAAAAGAGGTTTAGTCTTCGAAAACATTTTTGATGAGGATCTGAACACTCCTTATTATTGTCTTTTATAGCTGGATTCAAATCATGGATCTAACTTTATTTGATAAACTGTTTCTCTTTGTGACTAAGTAATCTATGAAGCAGAACAGATGTTCTCTGAGACAGGGGATGATGTTTCAGTAGCAGTTTCCAAACTATGGAAGATGGCAGAATTTGGAGGGAAGTACATTCATGGTAGACTTGAGATGTCTGCATGTTTTTGCATCTTAGCTTGGAGTAGAATGTTGTTTACAGCCATTACTTAAGTAACCTtttccagattttcaaaagtatttaagTAACTAAAGATGCAGAGAGGTGCCTAGTGGGCCTTATATTATTATCTAAACAAGTTAGGAACCTAATTTTCAataaagccaatgggagttaggtactTAACCTGTATCATGGGATTTACAAAAGCATCTAGACACTTACCTACATCTTCTAGAGGCATCTAGATACCTTTTCTATATGTAGATCTCAACATTTCTGGTCAGCCACAATGAAGaattaaagtatttttttttaaatactctaACAGCAAATTAAAAGCACAATACAAGAAACCATTTTCAATGCCCAGCAGTCACAATTTCATTGGTCCTATATACAATTCCTGAATGTATGTATCTATTTACACACATGTACACATATCTCTTTTATAGAGCATTCCTGCCACATTTTAAGTAATTGGAGAAGACTGCTGGTTTAAAACAATGGCATGCTTTCGAGGAAAAGTGAAGGCAACTACAGAAAACAATCTCTCTCCACATATAAAAAAATTTTTCCTGCTGGGTGACaaaatgacatcatcatgtcatcaGTGTTTTCAACATCAACAGGGTCTCTCAGTGAAGCTAAAGAGGCCAGAGAAAGGGCGGGAGGTGAACATATCGAGCAGAGGGCGCAGCCCCCTAGAATATAAAAAtaggaagaaaggggaataatgaaTTATAGTAATGCATATAAATCAGAAATCTGGAATTGTTGAAAATCTTGGGACCCTTTGCTTCTCTTGTCAATTAACTCTATGGCCAGAACAACTAATGACAATaagcagttttaaaaaatattagaaaCAAAAAGAATCATGACAATAGTATTTGGTCCATTACTAAATAGAAATgatagaattatcaataataatgcagaaaaggaggAAGTGTACAATATATATTTGTTATATATTTCTGGGGTGGATTTAATATAGTTTTATCATATGATGCTGAAAATACTCTTTCCAATTTACTAGTATTTTTGGAGGATGTTACACAAAAGCTACTAAAGTTAAACATTTTCAAATCAGCAGGTCAAGATAACctgtaaaagttttaaaagagctggttgAGTGCTTGTTAGATGACTAACATttgcctatttttaaaaagggcaaacAGGATAGTCCAAGTAATTATAGTCCTGTCAGCCTAACATTGACCTCGGTCAAGAAATGAAGCAGCTGAAACAGAACTCAatttaataaagaaataaaagaagGTAATAACTAAATTAACACAGGTTTATTAAACATATATCCTGTTAGACTAACTTggataattttttaaatgaaattttaagTTTTGTTACTAAAGATAATAGTATTGGCATACTATACTTTGTTTTCTATATAGTGTTCAGCTTGGACTTGTACAACATTTTAACTTAAAACAAGAATGATGTAAAATTAACTTGGCACAcataaaatggattaaaaactgactGATCTGTTAAATATCAATGTAATTGTGATTGGAGACAAGTCATCAAGCAGGTGTGTTTCCGGTGCAATCCTGCTAGAATTGGCTCATAGCCCTAtataatttaacatttttataagtgatgtggaagaaaatataaaattatgaaatcatcactgataaagtttgcagaggatagaAGAATTTAGGGAATGATAAATAATAAAGAGGAAAGGTTAGTGATACATAGCGATCTGTAGCACTTGGtaaactgggcacaagcaaacaattTATGTTTTTAATACTGGTAAATGTGTATTTATATATGTAGAACAAGGAATATAAGCCATACTTACACAATGGAGAACTCTGTCCTAGGAAGCCGTGACTCTGAAAAAAATTTGGAAGTCATTGTGGATGAATAAGTTAATCCTGGGATAAATAAACAGGACATTCTTTAGTATGAAGAAAGAGGTTTTTTTACAAGGTATCCAGCACTGATATAActactgctggaatactgtgcacAGTTTTGGTGGCCCACAATTCAGGaacaatgttgataaattggagagggttcagaggagAGCCCCAAGAATGATTAAGAACTAGAGTCATAGTTAGACTCAAGGAGCTAAAGCTacttagtttaacaaagagaacattaaggagtgacttgattacagtctagaAGTGTTACATGAggcaacaaatattttaaaatatgttcttcCATTTGGCAGAGAAAGATATAGCATAATCAGTGGTGttagttgaagctagacaaaatcagactggaaataagacatAAATGTGCACGAGAGAGGGTAATTAAGTACTGGTACAATTTACAAAAGGTCaaagtggattctccatcactgacaatttatGAAGAGGGGATATTTTTGTAAAAGCTCTGCCCTATGAATTATTTTGTAGAAATTCTCTGGTTTGTATACTACAGGGTACACGGATTATCACAGCAGTCCCTgctagccttggaatctatgatttttttttgcaaTCATTCAATATATTCTTATTGGTTTAGTCATTTTCCAGACTATGTTTGTATTTTGAATTGTAGATGATTCATTAGGTTGCTATCGGTGCTGAACTGGGCTTTGTATTTATTTTCCAGTTGAAGTATGATAGTTCAAAGCAAAACTGTAACTAAAATATGAGAACTCATATGGTAGCAAAGCATTAAAACTACGCTGCAGGTCATCTGTAACTATTGTCAGTTCTCTGCTTAATTATCATATTTCATTTATCCTCCTAGCACCtgaggggtgtgtctacactgggccacttattccggagaatcagccgcttttccggaataagccgcgagctgtctacactggcccttgaatttccggaaaagcaacgatgctgtactgtacaaaatcagccgctattccggaaaccgtacgatgctcccgctcgggcataagtcctttttccggaaaagcttttccggaaaagggccagtgtagacagcttttccggaaaagcagaagaaacgtaaaaaagcggtttggacggcgggagaccccgtagaagccacggacttccgcattacccgagggcttaaagagccagcacgctactggccgcacgtggcaggaggccctcagagacctcccttcccagctctgcgacgtggcaagtgtgctgcccagccacctcagcggaggcatggcagctcgaggtggtcagccaccgtcacccggggcagaggaggaagcccccaggggccggaagcgcagggccccatcctggacccccagggagctggaggccctcctggacctgtgggaggaggaggagggtctccatgacctccagTCCCGCCGCCGGAATGCTGAGCTGTACACCCGGATGGCCCGGAACCTCGCCCAGCAAgggcaccccagccgcaactgcgagcaggtccgCTCGAAGGTTAAGgagttgcggctggggtacgtgcgggccacggaggggaggggagcagggcctgatgcctgcccctattttgagcggctgaactcatttttgggcgagccagccccgcaaggcccagctgtccccgttgacacctgccagcaccccccgatCATTCGTCCCACCGAACCGGAGGAGGAAGACGACAGCGGCGGCGcttcgggagaggaggccagcgttgccacccagcaggccccctccagcagctcctctgtggccggggaggaacccactggtgagtctttgaaggttacactcccaaagggcggggggcggagggcgggggggagcgagacccaagtgtccggaggggggaaggggagagcatgtcactcaggccacgtgagctgcacgctgcatagcatgcggcagttagcagcacgtgcaaccacgtgcagcctggtgactgagcggcaggtggccgtggcaggcagctgcgggcacggctgggaccgtgcttctcacacacatttcagcgggatcagggggaagggtggatgccggctggaaccggccagggcccgagggactcagcccagagcctgctgctccaccaaggggtgcagcacagggaatggcacactgtcccaggcctggctgtgaggcacagccagctgctcctgggataagtgcagcgtcacagtcctgtgaccgtggaccgccaccgagccgctcacctgctcccagtgccttggcaggttccccgagggaagtccccactgcggccacacctgtccctgggctaccaggcttgcgggagggatagtgggagggagatgggcccctgagttttgctgcaaggatgggacatccccccacccagtcaccctttctggttctgaccaggagatatcgcacgcaatgggatctgagagcccagaccgccactgacaggtgtgctcccaggcactgcgtggggatgcatctcgctccctgtcaaacaccagtgattagccctaagcttttcacagtgtccaccggcagggagttccacaggtgaacgcagcacaagcaccctcctgccctgcacggagccaggatacagaccggtgcttacaatactgcaaggaggaccctactcccaggggtggtccttcttgccaacatacaacaccccccgggagcaggaggggaactgagtgggcccaagccacaactgtgcggtcacctggggctctggggtggagggcatggaagtgtggggacagtggatggcctacctaactgacccgtcctttcttctcttccctgcagcgggacccagcaccagaccagcgactccagcagcagcggcacccccagctgcccaagcccggaggaccaggctccgacaccgggaccagctgcttcggcgtcatgtcaccgcggtggaggggatccagacctccattgcggagcgtgtgcagggggaccaggagtggcggcaggagggatgggctgcgttcctggaggaatgccgcgagatgcgtgccacaatgggcaccctgacggcacatttaatacatgccatccactatggcatggccggaccgcatgcccccgccatccctccgggagcacagcccatgccccctcctatccctgctcctctcccagctcctgctcctctccctgctcctgctcctgctcatgctcctgaccctgaccctgctcatgctcctgaccctgaccctgctcatgctcctgaccctgaccctgctcatgctcctgaccctgaccctgctcatggtcctgctcctgaccctgaagaccgtgctcctactcgtgctcctactcgtgcttctactcgtgctcctactcgtgctcctactcgtgctcctactcgtgggcacctcagcgtgcaggctgccccaacgcggtctgcccagcgtgggcaggtccgcccccagaggggcgctcgcaggggccacccgtcccagtaactgcccccccctccttctcgcagttaaagctcccccccctccttctcgcagttaaaggtccccccctccttctcgcagttaaagctcccccccctccttctcgcagttaaaggtccccccctccttctcacagttaaagctcccccccccctcctttgtaaataaaaagttctgttttcatttcaatcttgtgtggttattgtgttcctctagtaactgtacagaaattatgtgagatgccaattagccacttcaatttaaagagggttacaactgtggacaacaaattcatgactctatcaccggggggggggggctttttcagtggtcattggttcgcggcgcataaagaaatacttgagacttttcagtaaagatgtaaaccagaaactatatttacatagcaacaaacaagcagaaaaaaatggttacaatatgcagtacagtacacattcaaaaacataagttaggcgcagggaggacgattgtggtgttgctggccacctcgatcctttggtccttccgggcctcaggagaggaacagccaggagatccctcgacggatgactgtggtgttgctggccacctcgatcctttggtccttccgggcctcaggagaggaacagccaggagatccctcgacggatgactgtggtgttgctggccacctcgatcctttggtccttccgggcctcaggagaggaacagccaggagatccctcgacggatgactgtggtgttgctggccacctcgatcctttggtccttccgggcctcaggagaggaacagccaggagatccctcgacggatgactgtggtgttcctggccatgtcagtcctttgggccttccgggcctcaggagaggaacagccaggagatccattgaagatggcactgatgtaagccttcgacacaagtcccaaatcctgttggctgttcctcaggacggcgatggtggcctaaaccctagcctaacttaaaagaaaaaccctaactacacccgacgcacccgacgaacagactcgatgacggccgcgatgtgctgtgacccgacgctttactatactatggggaggggggaggtaaggggag
Above is a window of Pelodiscus sinensis isolate JC-2024 chromosome 5, ASM4963464v1, whole genome shotgun sequence DNA encoding:
- the LOC142829622 gene encoding uncharacterized protein LOC142829622, which translates into the protein MAARGGQPPSPGAEEEAPRGRKRRAPSWTPRELEALLDLWEEEEGLHDLQSRRRNAELYTRMARNLAQQGHPSRNCEQVRSKVKELRLGYVRATEGRGAGPDACPYFERLNSFLGEPAPQGPAVPVDTCQHPPIIRPTEPEEEDDSGGASGEEASVATQQAPSSSSSVAGEEPTAGPSTRPATPAAAAPPAAQARRTRLRHRDQLLRRHVTAVEGIQTSIAERVQGDQEWRQEGWAAFLEECREMRATMGTLTAHLIHAIHYGMAGPHAPAIPPGAQPMPPPIPAPLPAPAPLPAPAPAHAPDPDPAHAPDPDPAHAPDPDPAHAPDPDPAHGPAPDPEDRAPTRAPTRASTRAPTRAPTRAPTRGHLSVQAAPTRSAQRGQVRPQRGARRGHPSQ